AGTGCTGCTTTGCAAAATATAATCAGATTTCTTTCTTCGGCTGATCAGCATGTTAGTATAGGTAGGTAATGCGCCTCTAAATGTAGGTGTATACGTATGTTATAAGCGAGTTATATTTATAGGCTTATGATTCTTGTCGGTCTGAGGATGTGATGGTGAGTCATCAAATGCTTGTCAGCTGCTTCTGCATCAGGGCATACTCCCTCTACCAGAATCCGCCCGACGAGAACCCGCCGGGTGGAACTCGACCGCGAGCCTCTCCATTCGTGGCCGCTGCTTTGTTCGCCGGCTCCTTGGGTTGGCTGGGTGGGGCGGACTTGGCCTCCTCCTTCTGGGTGGAGACTTCTTCGCGAATTTTCTCCACCACCTTATTGGGATCCGTGGAGCCCATGCATGCGTTGAGGTTTGAGGAGTTTTGTTGGTTGTACTTGGCACGAGGGGCGGGAACAGCCACGTCGGGCTCCGAGAAGATATTGGTGTGTCCGCCGCCTGGAGGCTTTAGCACTCGGCTGGAGGGACGGGCACTGGTGGTCAGGCCGATTTTCAGCTCGGTGGATGTCATGCTGGTTGTGGTTTCAGTGGCTGCAATGTATAACAATGAAAAGTGAATCAGTTGCGGTCGGAAATACGAGTGCCCTAGACTACAAATTCAGTCACGCCATTTGCGGATGTGACGCCAGTCACCCGACATCGCCTCACAGGAAACTCTTTGTGAAGTGGAGTGAAAACGAGACCcatttgttttgtctttcTGCCACCTTCTCGACGGTCACCATGAACATAGAAACTCATTGGCACTTTcctatattttattttgtttttaatttttaattttggcGTTAACTGTAATTGGCCGTTTTCTGGCTGtcgcatttttgttgttgtgttcggcatttttcatttctccgTTTTTGTGTCAAGCATTCGCACAATGGGCTCAAAAAGTGCGTTTGAGCACCCATTGACTCCAGTTTAAACTAAAAAGTCTGTCGGCGATGATAAGAGCCAACAATCAGAGTGGAAAGCAATGCAATAATTTTCTAGTTTATTGACTAGTTATGTTATGACTAGTTAGCTAGTTATCAAGTTATTAACTTGTGActcatacatatgtgtatgtaccGTCCTGCTTTTCATATTCCCCATCTAGAAAGCACGCTTCCAAGTATCCAAGATGCAAATAACAAAGTTAAGTTTCGTAATATTACTTGGGAGGTATCCCATTCATATGTATAAGTGTTTTTCTCCATCTATTTATGCCTTGATTATGGCGAAAAGAGGTCGCCTCCTAAGCGATGACCTCTGAGGCAAGTGCTGTAAAGCATTTGTAATGATGCGTCATCCACTGGGGAGGCACTTTCAGCCCAACTCCCGCTCAGGGTGTATCCCATTTGGGGTGGCTGTTggcgacaacaacaagcaTAGGCCACGCACACTGACAATTTTGTTGGGACATGGGAAAACAAAGCAATGTGAATGACCGCAGCGAGTCAAAGATCTCAAGATTAGACGGCTCACAagcgattccgattcccatAGTAGGACGCTTTCAGCCtgggcaaaaaacaaaagtacCGCAGTGCACAGCACAAAATGGTGATCATTGTACATCTTCGtcatctacatacatatgtatgtatattttaaaatattgaatagGAGTGATATCAAACATGTCAGTTACAAGACCATCACAACaccgaaaacaaattaaattcatttgttaGAAATGACGCATCAAGCCAGtattttctctctgtgcagaAAGGCAATAACAGCGACTGATTGCCGTGTTCCCTTTCCAATGtacttgttgtttttgcttccCTAGGGCGATTGCCggctctcacacacacatctgCATGCATACGAAAACCACATTAACTGTGCTTTGTGCTGGTAGTAGTGCTGAAATTATGAGTAATGAGCAATCTGGATAAAACTCGAAATTGAGGGCTTGCTGCCTCGCCGACTTGTTGACCAAGTGAATATGTATGGCCCAAACACATTAGACGCAAATCCAGTTTCGGCAGACCTACTTAAAATGTATCATCGATTAGACTTAAACGGCGATGCACACGGAAACTGGCCGACCAGAAAGCGaggtaaacaaaaaccacTCCAAGAGCAGGCTACTGAGGTTCGGTTCAAACTGCTTTCGGCTAGTTTTCCGTGCCTAGGTGCATGCAATAATCGCCCGACTAAAGCGAAACACACAAAACGCGACCAATATGGCCGCCAAAAAAAGAGAGGCAACCGGCGACTCCCCTATCGGGGACCAGAGCCCAAATCACCGAAGCAGAAACCGGGAATCTTCCACTTCCACAGAGGACGTGTTATTTATAATGCATATGGCAGCTGTgctaaataaaattgaaaagcagctgcacatacacacacgcacacacagacagcgCTTGCGCTTGGTGTATAAAATTCCATGACACAAGTGAAAAGTGCTGGTCTGCGaaaattattgatttatgACGCTGTGCCGCTGTCGGCAAAATATCTATGGGCCTACCCTTTTGTCACCCAAGTCACGCTTACCTTGGAAAGACTTCGGAACGCGGTTTCACTCGAAGCAGTCAGGCTATAAATTTGCGAATAAGAGATGCGGAAAACGACGCGCACTTGCCAACGAACGTTGATTTCAAAAATGGTGTAGAGCGACCGCGGTAGAGTATTGGGATTATACCAAAAATCTGCGCTCCGTTCGTAGGGGAAGACTTTTATGTCTGGTCACATTCAATTTTACAGCATCGTATCCGGCTCTGTTAAGTTTCTATGTTGACGAACACGCCTCCTATAAGAACGAATCGCAacttttaagtaaattaattCATTCAATTGGGAACtgtatttacaaaaaaaacttgatCAACGATCAAAGACGGCCATGGTTATATCTTCCCCATTTATACTGATTGAgattatttatactttatttcCCCACAAATGTCTCCCTCACTGCGTGGGAATCTTCTGACTGCATCATTATTATTCTTGCGAGGGTATTAAAACTCAAAATGAGGAAGAGTGTTCACGAATTTAGACGTTTAAAATAGTTGGGTTACTCAACTGGTTTCCATAccacattttaaaaaaatatttaattttttatatttattttacatatgtctatattttttttatatatacctatatttttttatatatatctatatttttttatatatatatctatattttttttatatatatctatatatttttatatatatatctatattttttttattgatacTTGTTTCTAGTAACGCCCTGtagttgagtaacgggtatctgatagtcgagaaGATCGATGACAGACTCAAAACATTAGCCCAGTGTTCAACCGGTGCCATGACTTAAACCAgtaaaattactttttagcGGTTTGGTCACACTACACTTTTGTTGACGTTTCATTTTAGGTTTTTCAGATTGCATCTGAGCAGAGTCTAATATCTGTATCTCTACTTTCTCACCGAATCATAACAATATGGGTAGTGGTGACTGGGACGAGATAAAGCGCTTGGCCGCCGACTTTCAAAAGGCGCAGCTCACGTCCACGCTGCAGAAGTAAGCTAAGCTTTCCTATTTTCCTGCTTGAACGTGGTTACATTACCAATTTTTAAAGGCTCTCGGAGCGAAACTGCGTGGAGATTGTCACGCTGCTGCTAGAGAAGCAGATGCTAGAAGTAGTGTTCACCAACGATGGCAAGGAGTACATTACGCCGGATCACCTGGAGCGCGAGATCCAGGACGAGTTGTACGTGAACGGAGGTCGTGCCAACTTGGTGGAGGTCAGCAAAACCCTAAATGTGGATTTGTCACGAATCGAGGTCCTAGCCGAGCGAATAGCTGCGGAGAATCCAAGCGTACACCTGGTACTGGGACAGCTTATCGACGAGGATTACATTAGTCATATTGCCCAGGAGATCAACGAGAAACTGGTTCTGCGAGGAGAGATTTCGATTTCGGAGTTGGCTTCCCAGTTTGATTTGCCATCAGACTTCTTGCAACACGACGTGGTCGAAAAGCATCTGGGTAAGATTATTAAGGGTCGCCAGGATGCCTCAAATCCGCGGGTGTTCTTTACCCAGGCCTACATCCAACGTTGCAAAGCGAAGATTCGGGGAGCCCTGGCAGCCATTACCAGGCCCATAAATGTGGCTGTGATTCTGCAGCAAATAGGTGTACAAGAGAAGATCTTCCATTCGCTGCTGGACGAAATTGCGCCAGCCGGTCAGGTGACGTCGAAGCTGGCCAACTCCCAATACGTGCCGCTCATCTATGCCAAGACGCAGGCCGACTGGGTGAACTCGTTCTACAAGCAGAACAGCTTTCTTGAGTACGACGCCATCCAAAAGCTGGGAATTTCGGATGCCAAGTCCTACATTCGCAAGCAGTTCCCTAACGAAGAGTTTCTCTTTCTCAAGCGTGTGGCCCTTGGCGCTCGACTTGTAGAGCTCACGGTGGTCACGGCGCTTAATGAGTGCAGTGCCACCAAGCAGTATCTGGATCTGACCACCATACTTCCATCTAATCTGTCCGAGGAGGATATCGAGGAGGTATTCAGCACCATTATGGGACAAAAGCACAGTAATCCTAACAACTTCGTGTATCTTGACAGCATCGGTACGTATTTGACTCCAGTTCGAGGCCTAATATGTTTAATGTAATCTTGTGAGATACTAATTTCATGAAATGTATATTTCATGTCATATACatcaacaaattataattttagtATTTTCGCAACCATACCTCGCACAATTGGTTCAGCCCTGTCAAGCGTTAGCAGAGTCTCAGGCAAAGGCGGCCGTCGACGGCGGTGTATACCAGCAGTACATTGTGGAGAAGACTCTAGCGCAGAAGGGAAGCGTGTCGACTCAAGAGCTAGAGGACGATGGCAAGGTGGATAAGCGCGACGAGCGGAGAAAAAAGGCGTCCTCTGGCaaagcaggaggaggagctcaAGGGCGTGAGACTAAGACCAAATCCACAAAGAAGCATCAACGCGGAAAGGCGGCGGCTCATAACGACAGTGATGATGAGGACGATGTACAGCAAAGCTCTCGAGGCGGTGGAGCCGGAAACAAAAAGGCAATGAAGCCATTGGAGCTGGTCAAGACAGCAGACATTATTAAACTGATTACTGCGAGCCTAGAAGAGGAGGGACTGGAGCATTTGGCGAAACCCATTTCTGCGCTTTATACAAAGTACGTTTTATGAACAAAATATATCGAAACAAAAGGTGTGgtgctaattaaaattttggtAACCCTTTTATTATAGCCAATTTAATCAGACGGCCCTGGCACGTGCTCAGGAATTGTTCGAGGCTACACCGCAGACAAATCGCCGCCAGACCCATGCTGCTATTCAGGATCGCATCAATACGTTTTTGATAGACATAAGGCTCTATGAAAAGGGCTTGAAGCTTTTCCCGCTGGAAACGCAAACTCAGTTGGTTAAATACTTGCTGAAGTCATTGGGGAATGACATTTGCAACGAACTTTCCCTTTACGTGGCAGGCGAGTGCAATCTGACTGTAAAAAATACCAACCTGAATGTGGACCAGCGTATTAAGTTGGCTCAAGAATGCGAGGTTCAATACCGTGCCTCGTTGCTGGAGCAAAACAAAGCCCTGAATAAGACCATTGACGAATTCGAACTGGCCACGGAAACGGTTCTGAAGGCCTGCAGCATGATCATTAAAAAGGTAGACAAGAAAAAGGATCGCCTATTAATCGCAGACCACAAAAAGAAGCTGCAGAACCAGCTACTAGAGTGCCAAGAGCCGgcactgctgctgcacctgGCTGTACTGATCTTGTTCACCACGATCACTGGTAGCATTTTGCACGCGTCCGGAAAATTCGTTTCTGCCATCCTGCAGCACATTCGCGGCTCACTAAACGATGAACAGAACGCTTTGCTGCTCCGGTATCACGGTCAGTTTTTGCATCCACATTTTACGTTTAACTAATTCCTACATACATTTCAGATTTGGTCCTGCAAGTTCTGCAGGCAACTCCTGATAGCAGTGAATCAAAAGTGGCCAACGAACATCTGCAGGCAATGCAGGTTCAAGTTGTGGAGCTAGCCCAAAACTTTTCACGCGCATCGGTTTTTAAGGCTGATTGTTAATCCTCCTATTCCAATCTTCCAAAGCATTAAATTGCGTCTATGTAAATTTGTTCTGGTCTGCAATAGATTTAGCAATTgttaaattttcataatttttaaatggtttttattaCAGCTATGCatgaaaatacaaaacgaTGAGCCTTAAACAAAGTTCCTAGATTTATCACTTTTgagggtttttgtttttggaaaaaCGATTTAAAATTGATTATGTTGGAAGGGCTGTTTTCTATTTAGTTTGGTAAGCTCAAGCTTGGATTTAATAAATCTCTTACGGAGCTAATTATATACATGGTTTTAAGATTTTCTTACAAGACCGATATAAGTTGTGCATTTCATGATTTTTACAACGAGTATTTGACTGTTAGGAACGATGTGAGCGGTCACTGCAATGTTTGTCCCTGCACTTTATAAACTATGTAGTCTTTGAAGTATTTGCTTGGCTTTTTCGCTGGATTGCCTGCAAAATATAGAACAATTATAGCTGCTAAAGTTAAAAGCAAAGTTTCATTACTTACATAAAGATTGGATTGCTTGCATCACAGCTCTCTATTGTTTGCTTAATATACCCTATAAAAAGCTCCAAGTTCTTGATGGTCTCGCTATTGGGCAACAGCCAGACTGTAGGCAGGGTATTTACAATGATGTAAGCTTTGTTTATGGCATCGTTTGGCGTGCAGACTCGCATAGCTAACAATAGGTAACGATTTAGAAGCGCTCCAATCGCCAGCTCGCGCAGGAGCTTATCACCCAGGATGCCCTGCCAGCTTAGGAAATTGCGAAACAGCTTTAGACCACTGCAAAACTGTCTCTGAAAGAACGACGTTTTTGCCTCTTGCACTCTGAAGTTTATAGaagggaaaatgaaaacagtgATCTATATTTTAAAAGAGTAACTGCTTACTGCTTTGGAAAAATGGGTATAAAGACATCGTTTTCTAGAGCCAACCGCATGCGTTCCATGATGGATTCAAACAGTTTGTTAAGCTGCTTATTTGTGCCGCTCAAGGGAAACTCGCGACCTAATCTATTAATGAACCCAACCAATCTCAGGGTCTGTGTGGTAGACAATGGGTCCCAGCATTCCATGACCaaagctaaaaatatattaattttttatcccacaaccctttttttttttaaatttgtgtaGGACTCACCAGTCACTTTAGGAAGCACAATTTTCTCAATCAGCGCCGGCACTAGATTTATATCCGGATCGTTCTTGAGCTGCTCCACAGTTTCATCTGCCTGAGACGCATAAAGCATGCACGCCTGATACCATCGCATATTTTCTATATCCGCGTACTCATCCAGAAGTGGCGACCAAAGAACAAGTTCGTGGCGCACCAGCGGAGCCAAGAGTTTCGGAAGGCACAGGCTAACAAATGCGTCCTGGTATGACGACATGTCAGTCTTTCGCCAGGCAAAAAACTTCATTAGTATTAGCTCGATCTTGCTGAAGTCATCAGTAACGTCTTCAAAGGCAATCGCGGACAGAGATTCTATTTGCGCCATTGAAGCCACACTCAGTTCCTGCTGTTGATCGGCAATCTCATCGTCGCTCGACATGCCATCCAGGTGGGAGGAAAGCAGATCA
This genomic stretch from Drosophila yakuba strain Tai18E2 chromosome 3R, Prin_Dyak_Tai18E2_2.1, whole genome shotgun sequence harbors:
- the LOC6536103 gene encoding uncharacterized protein LOC6536103; amino-acid sequence: MTSTELKIGLTTSARPSSRVLKPPGGGHTNIFSEPDVAVPAPRAKYNQQNSSNLNACMGSTDPNKVVEKIREEVSTQKEEAKSAPPSQPKEPANKAAATNGEARGRVPPGGFSSGGFW
- the LOC6536104 gene encoding E3 UFM1-protein ligase 1 homolog, whose protein sequence is MGSGDWDEIKRLAADFQKAQLTSTLQKLSERNCVEIVTLLLEKQMLEVVFTNDGKEYITPDHLEREIQDELYVNGGRANLVEVSKTLNVDLSRIEVLAERIAAENPSVHLVLGQLIDEDYISHIAQEINEKLVLRGEISISELASQFDLPSDFLQHDVVEKHLGKIIKGRQDASNPRVFFTQAYIQRCKAKIRGALAAITRPINVAVILQQIGVQEKIFHSLLDEIAPAGQVTSKLANSQYVPLIYAKTQADWVNSFYKQNSFLEYDAIQKLGISDAKSYIRKQFPNEEFLFLKRVALGARLVELTVVTALNECSATKQYLDLTTILPSNLSEEDIEEVFSTIMGQKHSNPNNFVYLDSIVFSQPYLAQLVQPCQALAESQAKAAVDGGVYQQYIVEKTLAQKGSVSTQELEDDGKVDKRDERRKKASSGKAGGGAQGRETKTKSTKKHQRGKAAAHNDSDDEDDVQQSSRGGGAGNKKAMKPLELVKTADIIKLITASLEEEGLEHLAKPISALYTNQFNQTALARAQELFEATPQTNRRQTHAAIQDRINTFLIDIRLYEKGLKLFPLETQTQLVKYLLKSLGNDICNELSLYVAGECNLTVKNTNLNVDQRIKLAQECEVQYRASLLEQNKALNKTIDEFELATETVLKACSMIIKKVDKKKDRLLIADHKKKLQNQLLECQEPALLLHLAVLILFTTITGSILHASGKFVSAILQHIRGSLNDEQNALLLRYHDLVLQVLQATPDSSESKVANEHLQAMQVQVVELAQNFSRASVFKADC